Part of the Sulfuricurvum kujiense DSM 16994 genome, TCCGGTCCCGTACCGCAGTTGAATCCCAGGCTGATGATATCGAACGGCTCCATTATGGTCGCGATCGTTGCCGCATCGGTTCCGATGAGCATACTTCCCGCTAGCTCGATGGTGACGGAGACCATAATCGGCAGAGCCGTAGTGCGTTCTTTATTGGCCGCTTCGCAGGCGTGCAGAGCCGCTTTGATCTGGAGTGGATCCTGGCAGGTCTCCAAAAGAAAAATATCGCATCCGCCGTCAATCAGACCGAGACAGCACTCTAGATACCCCTCATACATCTCATCATAATGGATATGTCCCAAAGAGGGGAGTTTGGTTCCCGGTCCGATGGAACCGAGCACATAACGGGGGTGATCGGAAGTGGAGAATTTATCACACTCGGCTTTACAGACTGCCGCTCCCGCACGGGAGAGCTCGTAGGCGCGATGACCGATCCCGTATTCATCGAGTACCCAGCTGAAAGCGCCGAAGGTGTTGGTCGTAATCAGATCGGCTCCGGCAGTGAGGTAGGCGTGAAAAATATCGCTCATGACCTCCGGGCAGGTGACATTAAGAAGCTCGTTGCACCCTTCTAATCCTTCCCAGGCACTTTCAGGGATTTTGTCGGCACGCTCTTGAAGCTGTGTTCCCATGGCGCCGTCGATAATAAGGGGACGGCGGGAAATGGTTTCAAGAAGCGTGTTTTTTACCGACATAGCAAAGACCTTGTATTATAAATAATGGCACGATTTTATCCAAAAGGAGCATAAGCGCTTCTAAGGGTGAAAATATAATTCTTTCGATACACTTTAAACATGAAAAAACTTTTTTTATTTTTACTCATTTTTACAGTTTCGCTCTGGGGTGTAGAAAAGGTGACTCTACAGTTGCCATGGCTCCATCAGTTCCAGTTTGCCGGATATTATGTTGCCAAAGAAAAAGGGTATTTCTCGGATGAGGGTTTAGATGTTACCATCTTGGACGCCAATAAGAAAGAGGCATCATTAAAAAGTGTTTTGGACGGTAGGGCGCAATACGGAGTGGGACACTCTTCGTTGATCGTTAATTATATTAACGGTGCACCGATCGTCCTGATGGCAGCCGCGTATCAATCTTCCCCCATGATTTTGTTGACACGCAAAGATGCGAATATTACCGGTCCTAAAGATTTAAAGAACAAACGGGTCATGTTAACCGATGATATGGTTCAATGGGCTGAAATTCAGGCAATGCTTCGAAGCATCGGTATGAGCACAAAAGATTTGATAGTGCAGCCTCATTCGTATGATTCTATGTCGTTATCCCGTCGTGAAACCGATGCGATGGTCGCTTATGTTTCAAACGAACCGTTTATTTTAAAACAAGCAGGGTTAGAAACCTATGCAATAGATCCGAAAAACTACGGATTTAATTATTACAGCGATATTCTATTTACAAGTAAAGAGGAGACTGTCCGCCATCCTGAACGGGTAGAGGCTTTTTACAATGCGTCAATACAAGGATGGCTCTGGGCGTTTGACCATATCGAAGAGACAGCCGCACTGATTTATCGAAAGTATAATCCTCAGCATAAATCTCTGGAAGCCTTGATTTATGAGGGGAAAGTCCTCAAAGAACTTGCATTTCGCCCCAATACCCCTTTTGGAACGATTGATCAGAGCCGGCTGGAGCTTATTGCACAGGGCTATCGGCTTATGGGGGCGGTGAAAGCGATTCCTCCGTTTGAACCTTTGCTGTATAAGCATGATAAACTGCATTTGAGCGATCAAGAAAAAGAGTGGTTAAAAATGCATCCGGTCATTCGTGTCGGGGTAGATCATAATTGGCCCCCTATTGAATCGGTTGACGAAAAAGGGAGATATACGGGAATCAGTGCGTCGTATCTGCATTTTCTCGAAAAGCGGCTGGGGGTCCGTTTTGACGTTGATTACAGTCGGCCGCTTTGGAGCGATTCGATCCGGGCAGTCAATAACAAAGAACTTGATATGCTCTCGTGTGCCGCAATTGCCGATAATAGAAATGATAAACTGAGATTCAGCCGTCCGTATTTGAAACAAACGGTGGTCATCGTAACCAATTCAAATGTCGGATACGTTAACGATTTAAATGATTTGAACGGGAAAAAAGTTGCTGTCGTCCGTTCCTACGCAAGTGAAGAGTATTTACGAACCTATTATCCAAAGATCATTCCGGTTTTAGCCGACAGTTCCCTGGAAGCACTCAAAAAAGTCGCTTCAGGGGAAGCGTATGCCTGCATCGAAGGGTTAAGTGTCGTGAGTTATTTGATAGAACGGCACAATCTCAAAAATATTAAAGTGGTGGGAGAGACGCCGTTTCGATACGAACTCGCTTTTGCCTTTCGCAAGGATTGGGGGATCATGGCCTCAATATCCGACAAAGTACTGGCTTCTGTTACCCCTGCGGAATATGAAGAGATACACGGGCACTGGCTTGAGATGAAACACGATGAGCCTGTCAATTATCGTCTAGTATGGGGAATCGCAGGGTTTATGGCTTTATTGTTTTTTCTGGTGGCTTATAAAAATCACCGATTGGATGTACTGGTACGCCAGCGTACGGGTGAGCTGGAGACGTTTAATCAACGGCTTCAGGATGAAGTTGACAAAGCGGTTGAAAAAAATCGGAAGCAGGAAAAACTGCTGATGCAGCAGGCCAAAATGGCGGAAATCGGTTCAATGCTTGAATCGATTGCCCATCAGTGGCGCCAGCCGTTAAATATTCTGGGACTTTCCATGACACGGTTGAATCTGAGTTGTGCTTTGAGTGGGAAAAGCGAATCGGCGAAAGTGATTGAAATCGCTGAAGCACAAATTGAATATATGTCTCAGACCATTGACGATTTTCGCAATTTTTTCAAACAGGACCGAAGCCAAATACCTGTGAATATCGCCGCAATGGTTAATGATGTCGAAGCGTTATTAGGACCTTTGCTTGTTCGTAAAAAAATAACCGTTAAGCATGAAATCGATCCTTTGATTGAAGTACTGGTTTACCCGAATGAACTCAAGCAGGTGATCATCAATCTGGTCAATAACGCCCGTGAAGCGATTGAACAGCGCCGCGGTAATGAACGGATTATTTATATTCGCTGCGAGAACGATAAGCGCTATTGTACGATCAGTATCGAAGATACGGGGGGCGGGATTGATGCGTCGATAATCGACAAGATTTTCGATCCTTATTTTACGACAAAATTTGAATCCCAAGGGACGGGAATCGGGCTCTATATGGCCAAAATGATTATTGAGAAACATTTTTTAGGGAAACTGAGTGTTTATAACACGAGTAAAGGGGCATGTTTTGAGATTCGGCTTAATCGTGAGCAAAAAAAGGATACGGAAGAGAATAAAGTGTTGAAGAGAGAAAGTACAGACGGCTCACTGTGAGCGCAATCTTTGGTTAATTAATCCACCATCCAGCGGGCGCGTTTTGATTGACGTAGTTTTTTAACCAATGTTTTTTCTAACGGTGTCAATTTTTCCATTTGGGTCTCCTTATATTTGATTTTCAAATGCAAGTGTATCGGCGAAAAGTTACGGGACGGTAACTTAAAATGATGAAGCAGCACGCATCCTTCAACACATTTACAGTGGATCGGATAGATAATCCCTCTAAAAAAGAGTGAATATGGGAACAATGGAAAAAGCGTTGATCGGGGGCGGATGTTTTTGGTGTATCGAAGCAGTCTATAATCGTGTCATCGGGGTTCAAAGTGCAATCAGCGGGTATGCGGGGGGTGCACGTAAACATCCGAGTTATGAGCAGGTATGCAGCGGTGCTACCGGACATGCGGAGGTTGTAGAGGTAACGTATGATTCTGCCGTTATTTCGTATGAAGAGATTTTAGAGATCTTTTGGGCAATCCATGATCCTACCACTCTTAATGCTCAAGGGGCGGATAGAGGGACACAGTACCGTTCCGTCATCTATTATTACGATGAGGTACAAAAAGAAAAAGCGGAGGCTTCTATTGCTCAGGCGCAAAAAAATTGGACTGATCCGATTGTGACCGAACGCTCACCCGCACCGGAATTTTTTGTAGCGGAGGAGTATCATCAAGACTATTACAGCGAGCATCCGACGCAAGGGTACTGTTATGCGGTAATTGCACCGAAAATTGAAAAGTTTATGAAAAAATTTGGGGATAAAGTCAAAAGGAGCTAAAAAGTGGCTCTCCCAGATACCTGCGGCACAAAACATGAACGGGTGTGCTGCTGTATTCCTACCCTGACACGTTGTCCGTCCACACCCTTGCACAGGTCTAGAAGAGTTGGCGAATTATAGCCGTTTAAACCTGCAAATGCAAGATGGTGCTATAATAAATCTATGATTTATCTAATTACCGCACTCGATGCCGAAGCCAAACCTTTATGGGATCATTACCGTCTCAAACGCGATTCGTCGCTCCCTTATACCCTTTATCGAAATGATGAGATGACGCTTTTGGTGGGCGGGATCGGTAAAGCCAATACGATGATGGCGCTCAGTGCTCTGCTGGGATGGCGGATTCCTGAAACGGGAGATATTTTGATTAATATCGGAATCTGCGGTGCACCCTCAGAGTATACGATCGGCGAAGCCCTTTTGATCCACCAAATCTTTGAGGGGGAACGGCGCTATTATCCCGATATCCTTTACCCTCATACTCTTCGGGAATCATCGCTCGTGTGTATAAATTCTCCCCAGTCAATAGTCCGCGATTATCCTGTCGATATGGAGAGCAGCGCCCTCTTTCAGGCCGCATCCCGTTTTTTCAAGCTTCATCAAATGGCATTTATTAAAATAGTATCGGACCATTTTACACCCGAAAGCGTGACGAAAGAGGGGGCTATGGATCTTGTGCGCTCTCATGTGAAGACCTTGGACGAACTCATACGCAATCTCCAATCGGTTCAAGTCGATTCTTTGCTGTTTACATCTGAAGAGAGGCAAAAAATTGATGCCTTAAAAGGGCACTTTACCAAAAGTCAGGGGGATGCTCTGGAAGATGCGTTGAACTATTTTCGGCTAAAAAATCCGGAACAATCCCTCAAAATCGATCATGACATTCCCCATTCCAAACGCGAAAGGAGCCAATTGCTTGAAACACTCATCATTGCCCTCACAGCCTAAACTCTTTTCGCATCTTTATATCGAAAGAGGGATATTGGAGCATCCGCAGACCCAAATGATCCGTGTCAAATTTTCCGATTCGCAGGTCATCGTAATTGAGCACTACAAAGAGGTTTTTAACCGCTCCGCACAGAGTTTTGCCGCCCAAAGCAGCGCTAAAAAACTGATTTTAGCCCGTAAAGAGGGAAAATTC contains:
- a CDS encoding ABC transporter substrate-binding protein, whose translation is MKKLFLFLLIFTVSLWGVEKVTLQLPWLHQFQFAGYYVAKEKGYFSDEGLDVTILDANKKEASLKSVLDGRAQYGVGHSSLIVNYINGAPIVLMAAAYQSSPMILLTRKDANITGPKDLKNKRVMLTDDMVQWAEIQAMLRSIGMSTKDLIVQPHSYDSMSLSRRETDAMVAYVSNEPFILKQAGLETYAIDPKNYGFNYYSDILFTSKEETVRHPERVEAFYNASIQGWLWAFDHIEETAALIYRKYNPQHKSLEALIYEGKVLKELAFRPNTPFGTIDQSRLELIAQGYRLMGAVKAIPPFEPLLYKHDKLHLSDQEKEWLKMHPVIRVGVDHNWPPIESVDEKGRYTGISASYLHFLEKRLGVRFDVDYSRPLWSDSIRAVNNKELDMLSCAAIADNRNDKLRFSRPYLKQTVVIVTNSNVGYVNDLNDLNGKKVAVVRSYASEEYLRTYYPKIIPVLADSSLEALKKVASGEAYACIEGLSVVSYLIERHNLKNIKVVGETPFRYELAFAFRKDWGIMASISDKVLASVTPAEYEEIHGHWLEMKHDEPVNYRLVWGIAGFMALLFFLVAYKNHRLDVLVRQRTGELETFNQRLQDEVDKAVEKNRKQEKLLMQQAKMAEIGSMLESIAHQWRQPLNILGLSMTRLNLSCALSGKSESAKVIEIAEAQIEYMSQTIDDFRNFFKQDRSQIPVNIAAMVNDVEALLGPLLVRKKITVKHEIDPLIEVLVYPNELKQVIINLVNNAREAIEQRRGNERIIYIRCENDKRYCTISIEDTGGGIDASIIDKIFDPYFTTKFESQGTGIGLYMAKMIIEKHFLGKLSVYNTSKGACFEIRLNREQKKDTEENKVLKRESTDGSL
- the msrA gene encoding peptide-methionine (S)-S-oxide reductase MsrA; translated protein: MEKALIGGGCFWCIEAVYNRVIGVQSAISGYAGGARKHPSYEQVCSGATGHAEVVEVTYDSAVISYEEILEIFWAIHDPTTLNAQGADRGTQYRSVIYYYDEVQKEKAEASIAQAQKNWTDPIVTERSPAPEFFVAEEYHQDYYSEHPTQGYCYAVIAPKIEKFMKKFGDKVKRS